A DNA window from Arachis duranensis cultivar V14167 chromosome 3, aradu.V14167.gnm2.J7QH, whole genome shotgun sequence contains the following coding sequences:
- the LOC107477371 gene encoding protein RGF1 INDUCIBLE TRANSCRIPTION FACTOR 1 — protein sequence MGGGFNEEYGGITMEEEEEKNKWPPWLKPLLKTSFFVQCKVHQDSHKSECNMYCLDCVNGALCSACLASHKDHRTIQIRRSSYHDVIRVSEIQKFLDITGVQTYIINSAKIVFLNERPQPRPGKGVTNTCQVCERSLLDSFNFCSLGCKIVGTSKKFRKKRMLGETDGSSDGEGSMNGIGNGSARNKIIQSFTPSTPPPTAVNYRTSSKRRKGVPHRSPMGGGLIIEY from the exons ATG GGAGGTGGATTCAATGAAGAATATGGAGGAATaacaatggaagaagaagaagagaagaataagTGGCCACCATGGCTGAAACCACTTCTGAAAACAAGCTTCTTTGTTCAATGCAAAGTCCATCAAGATTCTCATAAGAGTGAATGCAACATGTATTGTTTGGATTGTGTTAATGGTGCTCTTTGTTCTGCATGTCTGGCTTCACACAAAGATCATAGAACAATTCAG ataAGGAGGTCTTCATACCATGATGTGATAAGAGTGTCTGAGATTCAGAAATTTCTGGACATAACAGGGGTCCAAACCTACATTATTAACAGTGCCAAGATTGTGTTCTTGAATGAGAGGCCTCAACCCAGGCCTGGAAAAGGTGTAACCAACACCTGCCAAGTTTGTGAGCGCAGCCTCCTtgattccttcaatttctgctCACTTGGTTGTAAG attgttGGAACCTCCAAGAAATTCAGGAAGAAGAGAATGTTGGGGGAGACAGATGGTTCTTCAGATGGAGAAGGGTCAATGAATGGCATTGGCAATGGAAGTGCTAGGAACAAAATAATCCAAAGTTTTACGCCTTCGACGCCACCGCCGACGGCGGTCAACTACAGAACTTCTTCCAAGAGAAGGAAAGGAGTTCCACATAGATCTCCAATGGGGGGAGGACTTATAAtagaatactaa
- the LOC107477441 gene encoding uncharacterized protein LOC107477441 isoform X2, translating to MSSEMVEMFFWSESSSNLNPIQFLQNQSNNNTNNNNLVLLSGPPSSGKTSLIFQFAFNVALHSSNSNVIFICNRHRFDSKPPFLSQGIDPSSDVFHRIQMKYVNDDQDIRNFFAAFHLFDTLPAALVIDDFGHFFDNKSCQQRYSNSRGRELAMVKTLALCHNAITYANQKGSCKLVLSDILTHHGDSPRFQFIYNKWIHTTFTIKEGDVCGSFILKEKNSNTGGDTRVELVASGNY from the exons ATGAGCAGTGAGATGGTTGAGATGTTCTTCTGGAGCGAAAGCAGCAGTAACCTTAATCCGATTCAATTTCTGCAAAACCAatccaataataatactaataataataatctggTGCTCCTTTCTGGCCCTCCTTCAAGTGGGAAAACCTCTTTGATTTTCCAGTTTGCATTCAACGTCGCATTACACTCTTCCAATTCAAATGTCATCTTCATTTGCAACCGCCACAGGTTCGATTCCAAACCCCCTTTTCTCTCTCAG GGCATTGATCCATCTTCTGATGTCTTCCACCGAATTCAAATGAAGTATGTGAATGATGATCAGGACATCAGGAACTTCTTTGCTGCCTTCCACCTGTTTGATACTTTGCCTGCTGCTCTTGTTATCGACGATTTCGGACATTTCTTTGACAACAA GAGTTGCCAACAGCGTTATTCTAATTCTCGAGGAAGAGAATTAGCAATGGTCAAGACTCTAGCCTTATGCCACAATGCAATCACTTATGCAAA TCAAAAAGGTTCTTGCAAGCTTGTCCTATCTGATATTCTTACACACCATGGTGATTCCCCAAGGTTTCAATTCATCTACAACAAATGGATACACACCACTTTTACCATTAAAG AAGGGGATGTATGTGGATCATTTATTCTGAAAGAGAAGAATAGCAACACAG GTGGTGACACTAGAGTAGAACTGGTGGCAAGTGGCAATTACTAA
- the LOC107477441 gene encoding uncharacterized protein LOC107477441 isoform X1: MSSEMVEMFFWSESSSNLNPIQFLQNQSNNNTNNNNLVLLSGPPSSGKTSLIFQFAFNVALHSSNSNVIFICNRHRFDSKPPFLSQGIDPSSDVFHRIQMKYVNDDQDIRNFFAAFHLFDTLPAALVIDDFGHFFDNKSCQQRYSNSRGRELAMVKTLALCHNAITYANQKGSCKLVLSDILTHHGDSPRFQFIYNKWIHTTFTIKEGDVCGSFILKEKNSNTGKNKAAKYSIALQYLALDEIVEDQIE, encoded by the exons ATGAGCAGTGAGATGGTTGAGATGTTCTTCTGGAGCGAAAGCAGCAGTAACCTTAATCCGATTCAATTTCTGCAAAACCAatccaataataatactaataataataatctggTGCTCCTTTCTGGCCCTCCTTCAAGTGGGAAAACCTCTTTGATTTTCCAGTTTGCATTCAACGTCGCATTACACTCTTCCAATTCAAATGTCATCTTCATTTGCAACCGCCACAGGTTCGATTCCAAACCCCCTTTTCTCTCTCAG GGCATTGATCCATCTTCTGATGTCTTCCACCGAATTCAAATGAAGTATGTGAATGATGATCAGGACATCAGGAACTTCTTTGCTGCCTTCCACCTGTTTGATACTTTGCCTGCTGCTCTTGTTATCGACGATTTCGGACATTTCTTTGACAACAA GAGTTGCCAACAGCGTTATTCTAATTCTCGAGGAAGAGAATTAGCAATGGTCAAGACTCTAGCCTTATGCCACAATGCAATCACTTATGCAAA TCAAAAAGGTTCTTGCAAGCTTGTCCTATCTGATATTCTTACACACCATGGTGATTCCCCAAGGTTTCAATTCATCTACAACAAATGGATACACACCACTTTTACCATTAAAG AAGGGGATGTATGTGGATCATTTATTCTGAAAGAGAAGAATAGCAACACAGGTAAGAATAAAGCTGCAAAATATTCCATAGCTCTTCAGTATCTGGCCTTAGATGAAATTGTAGAAGATCAAATAGAATAG
- the LOC107477372 gene encoding prohibitin-1, mitochondrial translates to MNNMKVPNVPGGGLSALLKVSIFGGLAVYGAANSLYNVEGGHRAIVFNRIVGVKDKVYPEGTHFMIPWFERPVIYDVRARPHLVESTSGSRDLQMVRIGLRVLTRPLPSHLPTIYRTLGENYNERVLPSIIHETLKAVVAQYNASQLITQRENVSREIRKILTERASHFNIALDDVSITSLTFGKEFTAAIEAKQVAAQEAERAKFVVEKAEQDKRSAVIRAQGEAKSAQLIGQAIANNPAFITLRKIEAAREIAHTISNSANKVYLNSDDLLLNLQEMNLEPAGKR, encoded by the exons ATGAATAACATGAAGGTTCCAAATGTTCCTGGTGGAGGGCTTTCTGCTCTGCTCAAAGTTAGTATCTTTGGTGGTCTTGCTGTGTATGGAGCTGCAAACAGCTTGTACAATGTTGAGGGAGGGCACCGAGCTATCGTCTTCAATCGCATTGTTGGTGTCAAAGATAAG GTCTATCCTGAAGGAACACATTTTATGATTCCTTGGTTCGAGAGGCCTGTGATCTATGATGTCCGTGCACGACCTCATTTAGTGGAGAGTACATCCGGAAGCCGTGATCTCCAAATG GTGAGAATTGGACTTAGGGTCCTTACCCGTCCTCTACCAAGTCATTTACCAACAATTTACCGAACCCTGGGTGAGAATTATAACGAGAGGGTCTTGCCTTCTATTATACATGAAACTCTGAAAGCTGTGGTTGCACAGTACAATGCCAGTCAGCTCATTACTCAGAGAGAG AATGTCAGTAGAGAAATAAGGAAGATCTTGACTGAAAGGGCCTCCCATTTCAATATTGCATTGGATGATGTGTCAATCACAAGCTTGACATTTGGTAAGGAATTTACAGCCGCAATTGAAGCCAAGCAGGTTGCTGCTCAAGAAGCTGAGAGGGCTAAGTTTGTGGTAGAAAAAGCTGAACAGGACAAAAGAAGTGCTGTTATTAGAGCACAG GGAGAAGCCAAGAGTGCACAATTGATTGGTCAAGCTATTGCCAATAATCCTGCATTTATCACCTTGAGGAAAATTGAAGCTGCAAGGGAAATCGCTCATACAATTTCAAACTCTGCTAACAAGGTTTACTTGAATTCAGATGACCTCTTGCTGAATCTTCAAGAGATGAATTTGGAGCCAGCGGGGAAGAGATAG